In Methylovirgula sp., a single genomic region encodes these proteins:
- the ndk gene encoding nucleoside-diphosphate kinase, with translation MAIERTFSIIKPDATRRNLTGAINALIEAAGLRIVAQKRVLMTQAQAEAFYAVHKARPFFGELVETMTAGPVVVQVLEGEDAIKKYREVLGATDPSKAADGTVRKQFALSVGENSAHGSDATETAAIEIAQFFAGNEIVG, from the coding sequence ATGGCGATCGAACGCACCTTTTCCATTATCAAACCCGATGCAACGCGCCGCAACCTCACCGGCGCGATCAATGCGCTCATTGAAGCGGCGGGATTGCGGATCGTCGCCCAGAAGCGCGTGTTGATGACACAGGCGCAGGCCGAGGCCTTTTATGCGGTTCACAAGGCGCGGCCGTTTTTCGGCGAACTGGTCGAAACCATGACCGCCGGTCCGGTCGTCGTGCAGGTTCTCGAAGGCGAGGACGCGATCAAGAAATATCGCGAAGTGCTTGGTGCGACCGATCCCTCGAAGGCTGCGGATGGCACAGTGCGCAAGCAGTTCGCGCTCTCGGTCGGCGAAAATTCGGCGCATGGATCGGACGCGACCGAGACTGCCGCGATTGAGATCGCGCAGTTCTTTGCCGGCAACGAGATCGTCGGCTGA
- a CDS encoding DUF2155 domain-containing protein: MQRRARGVSASFLSLGLALAISGPAAADKIKHSIAVFSGLDKITGRIISFEVSANETVQFGSLLVTDRVCYTRPPTEAPQTDTFVQVDEVDANKNTNRIFSGWMFAASPGLNALDHPIYDIWLTDCKGTAQVIASPPTTAATPEPEAAPAPQQTPQNSDAEPAPAPVPAKPPRHVRHSAQQTPQDMQNGPVDVSPPPGFQAPPDNGGDNQDRLGPGTPRPSPDNGGDDDQAPPPQVPGMLPPDNNNNN, from the coding sequence ATGCAAAGAAGAGCGCGCGGCGTCTCGGCGTCATTTCTGAGCCTTGGGCTCGCGCTCGCGATCTCGGGGCCTGCCGCGGCGGACAAAATCAAGCATTCGATCGCGGTCTTTTCCGGCCTCGATAAAATCACCGGCCGCATCATCTCGTTTGAGGTCAGTGCCAACGAAACGGTGCAGTTCGGCTCGCTGCTTGTCACCGATCGCGTCTGCTACACCCGGCCGCCGACCGAAGCGCCACAGACGGATACGTTCGTTCAAGTCGATGAGGTCGATGCCAACAAAAACACCAACCGCATCTTTTCCGGCTGGATGTTTGCGGCGAGCCCGGGTCTCAACGCACTCGACCATCCGATCTATGATATCTGGCTGACGGATTGCAAAGGCACAGCTCAGGTCATTGCATCACCGCCGACGACGGCTGCGACGCCGGAGCCGGAGGCCGCGCCGGCGCCACAGCAAACGCCGCAAAATTCCGACGCTGAGCCCGCGCCAGCACCCGTACCGGCCAAGCCGCCGCGGCACGTCCGGCATAGCGCGCAGCAAACGCCGCAGGACATGCAAAACGGGCCGGTCGATGTCAGCCCGCCGCCCGGGTTTCAGGCGCCCCCGGACAATGGCGGCGATAATCAGGACAGGCTTGGTCCCGGCACACCCAGACCATCGCCTGACAATGGCGGTGATGACGACCAGGCCCCGCCGCCGCAAGTGCCCGGCATGCTGCCGCCCGACAATAATAACAATAACTAG
- the aat gene encoding leucyl/phenylalanyl-tRNA--protein transferase, translating into MSRPRQEFEITPDILMRAYSIGLFPMAESAEDQNLFWIDPEARGVFPLDKMIISRKLARLVRSDRFEVRIDYDFEAVIDACAGVGEGREKTWINQRIKKLYRQLFDLGRVHTVEAWRDGVLAGGLYGVALGAAFFGESMFHRQTDASKVALIHLAGRLAAGGFRLLDTQFVTPHLQSLGAIEVSKETYRLALADAVAHEGDFLVWPKNQPVMGREVLAALEGAGNPASEI; encoded by the coding sequence ATGAGCCGGCCACGCCAGGAATTTGAGATTACCCCTGACATCTTGATGCGCGCCTATTCGATCGGCCTTTTTCCGATGGCCGAGAGCGCGGAAGATCAGAACCTCTTCTGGATCGATCCAGAGGCGCGCGGCGTCTTCCCGCTCGATAAGATGATCATCTCCAGGAAGCTGGCGCGTCTGGTGCGCTCAGACCGCTTCGAGGTTCGGATCGATTATGATTTCGAGGCCGTGATCGATGCCTGCGCGGGCGTCGGCGAAGGGCGCGAGAAGACCTGGATCAATCAACGGATCAAGAAGCTTTACCGCCAGCTCTTCGATCTTGGCCGCGTCCACACGGTCGAGGCGTGGCGCGACGGGGTCCTGGCAGGCGGACTTTACGGCGTTGCGCTCGGCGCAGCCTTTTTCGGCGAGAGCATGTTCCATCGGCAGACTGATGCGTCGAAAGTCGCATTGATCCATTTGGCCGGACGGTTGGCCGCCGGCGGCTTCCGCCTGCTCGACACGCAATTCGTGACGCCGCATCTGCAATCGCTTGGTGCAATCGAGGTTTCCAAGGAGACGTACCGTCTCGCCCTGGCAGACGCGGTCGCGCACGAAGGCGATTTCCTGGTTTGGCCTAAAAACCAGCCGGTCATGGGTCGCGAGGTCCTTGCAGCCCTTGAGGGCGCCGGCAATCCGGCGTCCGAAATCTAG
- a CDS encoding TolC family protein, with protein MAALAGILASSCVRDQPVPLSPAVTAASLESRSLGDPRLRQFVLATTRPDSGPDARIRWDLASLTAAALYYHPDIALAEAKLAGAKAAVITANEHPNPVLNFTNIVGQGLVPEAIPIGAAPLTIGPAIDFMIDAFGRREARTAEAQRLEQAARWDIAAAAWQVRSRVRTALLALWAAQRRLALTQRRLALQNQLVELLEHRQTAGEASALDVSRERVNRAEVTLAMHDLDLAVAEARVQVATAIGVPDQALDGIALETGDFNRPPALTAAATSDAWRREALTRRADIQASLATYSASQSALKLAIVGQYPDITLSPGYSYEYGINQYQLNVVSTLPIFNQNQGAIAEAIAKRREAAARFIALQAQIIGELDYATVAYRKSTQSLTSAEAMQADEAHRARQSKNPLARGRRIARHSFRHKWRPRLQRSPISTPCCSNARLWGRWKMRWSDRSTVRISC; from the coding sequence ATGGCAGCTTTGGCCGGCATTCTTGCCTCTAGCTGCGTGCGCGATCAGCCCGTTCCGCTTTCCCCAGCCGTGACGGCTGCCTCGCTGGAAAGCCGTAGTCTCGGCGATCCTCGCCTGCGCCAATTCGTTCTGGCGACGACACGGCCGGACTCTGGGCCCGATGCACGAATTCGCTGGGATCTGGCCAGTCTCACGGCGGCGGCGCTCTATTACCATCCGGATATTGCGCTCGCCGAGGCCAAACTGGCCGGCGCAAAGGCGGCGGTCATTACGGCCAACGAACATCCCAATCCGGTCCTGAACTTCACCAACATCGTCGGGCAGGGGCTTGTGCCGGAGGCGATTCCGATCGGCGCCGCGCCCTTGACCATCGGGCCGGCGATCGACTTCATGATCGACGCCTTCGGCCGGCGGGAGGCGCGCACGGCGGAGGCGCAACGGCTGGAGCAGGCAGCCCGCTGGGATATTGCGGCGGCGGCCTGGCAGGTGCGCAGCCGCGTCCGCACCGCGCTCCTGGCGCTTTGGGCGGCTCAGCGCCGGCTGGCTCTGACCCAGCGCCGGCTTGCGCTGCAAAATCAGCTCGTGGAATTGCTGGAGCATCGTCAGACAGCCGGCGAAGCGTCTGCGCTCGACGTCTCACGCGAGCGCGTCAATCGTGCCGAGGTCACGTTGGCGATGCACGACCTCGATCTGGCTGTGGCCGAGGCCCGCGTTCAGGTCGCAACGGCCATTGGCGTTCCCGATCAGGCGCTGGACGGTATCGCACTCGAAACCGGCGACTTCAACAGGCCGCCGGCTTTGACCGCGGCCGCGACTTCCGACGCGTGGCGGCGCGAGGCCCTCACACGGCGTGCCGATATTCAGGCGAGCCTCGCGACATATTCGGCGAGCCAGTCGGCGCTTAAATTGGCGATCGTCGGGCAATATCCCGATATCACGCTGAGCCCTGGCTACAGTTACGAATACGGGATCAATCAATATCAGCTCAACGTCGTCTCGACGCTACCGATCTTCAATCAGAATCAGGGCGCGATCGCCGAGGCTATTGCCAAGCGGCGCGAGGCGGCAGCGCGTTTTATCGCCTTGCAGGCGCAGATTATCGGCGAGCTTGATTACGCGACTGTCGCCTATCGTAAATCAACGCAATCCCTGACGAGTGCCGAGGCGATGCAGGCGGATGAGGCGCACCGTGCGCGTCAGTCGAAAAATCCTTTGGCGCGGGGCAGGCGGATCGCCCGACACTCGTTTCGACACAAATGGAGGCCGCGATTACAGCGCTCACCGATTTCGACGCCATGCTGCAGCAACGCGAGGCTTTGGGGTCGCTGGAAGATGCGTTGGAGCGACCGCTCTACGGTCCGGATATCCTGCTGA
- a CDS encoding efflux RND transporter permease subunit has product MTLSGVAGRLFAPLGLTYIYAVVASLIVALTVTPALSLLLLPHHAKAHVPPVVRWTRGGYERLLRIIVGAPRVAIFFAAVLTIGRPRIAAAFRRNIFT; this is encoded by the coding sequence GTGACCCTGTCAGGTGTTGCCGGGCGGCTCTTCGCGCCGCTTGGGCTTACTTATATTTACGCGGTCGTTGCTTCGCTGATCGTGGCGCTGACCGTTACGCCCGCGCTCTCCTTGCTGCTGCTTCCCCACCACGCCAAGGCGCATGTGCCGCCCGTCGTCAGATGGACCCGCGGCGGTTACGAACGGCTTCTGCGCATCATCGTCGGCGCGCCGCGCGTCGCGATTTTCTTTGCCGCCGTCCTGACCATCGGCCGGCCTCGCATTGCTGCCGCTTTTCGGCGAAACATTTTTACCTGA
- a CDS encoding efflux RND transporter permease subunit: protein MGIGDLTLRAPDGTYVRLAQVADIEPTSGLYLIEHQGGRRLQSITLDVQGRDPASFVKDARAALAKLKLPPDTYIVFTGAAEGQAQAQQDLMLKSIFAGVGIVLLLSIVTRNWRNLLVTLANLPFALVGGVVAVYFSGAVLSLGSLVGFVTLFGITLRNSMMMISHYEHAGLGRREGVG from the coding sequence ATGGGGATTGGCGACCTCACGCTTCGCGCGCCCGACGGCACCTATGTGCGGCTGGCGCAAGTCGCCGACATAGAGCCGACGTCAGGCCTTTACCTTATCGAGCATCAAGGCGGCCGGCGATTGCAATCCATTACGCTCGACGTCCAGGGCAGGGATCCGGCTTCCTTCGTGAAGGACGCACGCGCCGCACTCGCCAAGCTCAAATTGCCGCCAGATACTTACATCGTCTTCACCGGCGCCGCGGAAGGTCAGGCGCAAGCGCAGCAAGATCTCATGCTGAAATCGATCTTCGCCGGCGTCGGGATTGTTCTTTTATTGTCGATCGTCACGCGCAATTGGCGCAATCTACTCGTGACGCTCGCGAACCTGCCTTTTGCGCTCGTGGGCGGCGTTGTGGCCGTCTATTTTTCTGGCGCGGTGCTTTCGCTCGGCTCGCTGGTCGGATTCGTCACCTTGTTCGGCATCACCCTGCGCAATTCGATGATGATGATCTCGCATTACGAGCATGCTGGTCTCGGTCGACGCGAGGGCGTGGGATAG
- a CDS encoding efflux RND transporter permease subunit, with protein MTSLVTGLGLLPLAIGMNTPGREIEGPMALVILGGLFTSTALNLFILPPLSLRFGRFVGTPEDELADAPQAKDAVTVL; from the coding sequence ATGACATCGCTCGTAACCGGGCTTGGTCTTCTGCCATTGGCGATCGGCATGAATACGCCGGGCCGCGAAATCGAAGGCCCGATGGCGCTCGTCATTCTCGGTGGCCTGTTCACCTCGACGGCGCTCAATCTGTTTATCTTGCCGCCGCTATCGCTGCGTTTCGGCCGGTTCGTCGGCACGCCCGAGGACGAACTGGCCGACGCGCCGCAAGCCAAGGACGCCGTCACAGTGCTCTAA
- the accC gene encoding acetyl-CoA carboxylase biotin carboxylase subunit yields the protein MFDKILIANRGEIALRILRAAKELGIATVAVHSTADAEAMHVKLADESVCIGPPPARESYLNIPALLSACEITGAEAVHPGYGFLAENARFAEILEEHQIDFIGPSAEHIKLMGDKIEAKRTAKKLGIPCVPGSDGAVEPDEAMRIAKEIGYPVIVKASAGGGGRGMKVARSAKELSNALATARSEAKAAFGDDAVYLEKFLDNPRHIEVQILGDGQGHAIHLGERDCSLQRRHQKVFEESPSPALNLAQRLEIGEICANAMREMNYKSAGTIEFLYDEGKFYFIEMNTRIQVEHPVTEMVTGLDLVNEQIKIAAGSPLSISQSDVTMLGHAIECRINAEDPKTFRPSPGKIAYYHPPGGLGVRVDSAAYAGYTIPPYYDSLIGKLIVHGRTRDEAMLRLKRALDEFIVDGIETTIPLFRALVRNADVQNGEYNIHWLEHFSRKRRDG from the coding sequence ATGTTTGACAAGATACTGATTGCCAATCGCGGCGAGATCGCACTGCGTATTCTTCGCGCGGCGAAAGAGCTCGGCATTGCGACCGTCGCCGTGCATTCAACCGCCGATGCGGAAGCGATGCACGTCAAGCTCGCGGATGAATCGGTCTGTATCGGGCCGCCGCCGGCGCGCGAATCCTATCTCAATATCCCCGCGCTGCTTTCGGCGTGCGAAATCACCGGCGCCGAGGCGGTGCATCCGGGCTACGGCTTCCTCGCCGAAAACGCCCGCTTTGCTGAAATTCTCGAGGAACATCAGATTGATTTCATCGGCCCGAGTGCCGAACACATCAAACTAATGGGCGACAAGATCGAGGCCAAACGCACGGCGAAAAAGCTCGGCATCCCCTGCGTGCCCGGCTCCGATGGCGCGGTAGAACCCGACGAAGCTATGCGAATCGCCAAGGAGATCGGCTATCCGGTCATCGTCAAGGCGTCCGCTGGCGGTGGCGGGCGCGGCATGAAGGTCGCGCGTTCGGCGAAAGAACTTTCGAATGCGCTCGCGACTGCGCGCAGCGAAGCCAAGGCGGCTTTCGGCGACGACGCCGTCTATCTCGAAAAATTCCTCGACAATCCGCGCCATATCGAAGTTCAGATTTTGGGCGACGGCCAAGGCCATGCGATCCATCTCGGTGAACGCGATTGTTCGCTGCAACGGCGCCATCAGAAGGTCTTCGAGGAAAGCCCCTCACCCGCGCTCAATCTCGCTCAGCGGCTTGAGATCGGCGAGATCTGCGCCAACGCCATGCGCGAGATGAATTACAAAAGCGCTGGGACGATCGAATTCCTCTACGATGAGGGTAAGTTCTACTTCATCGAAATGAACACCCGCATCCAGGTCGAGCATCCAGTAACCGAGATGGTCACCGGCCTTGATCTCGTGAACGAGCAGATCAAGATCGCCGCCGGCTCACCGCTGAGCATCTCGCAAAGCGATGTGACGATGCTGGGCCACGCGATCGAATGCCGGATCAACGCGGAAGATCCGAAAACCTTCCGGCCATCGCCTGGCAAGATCGCCTATTATCACCCGCCAGGTGGCCTCGGCGTGCGTGTCGATAGCGCCGCCTACGCCGGTTATACGATCCCGCCCTATTACGATTCTCTCATCGGCAAACTGATCGTACATGGCCGCACGCGTGACGAGGCGATGTTGCGGCTGAAGCGAGCGCTCGATGAATTTATCGTCGATGGAATTGAGACGACAATTCCGCTGTTCCGCGCGCTGGTGCGCAATGCGGATGTACAAAATGGCGAATACAACATCCACTGGCTCGAGCATTTTTCTCGAAAAAGGCGGGATGGATAA
- the accB gene encoding acetyl-CoA carboxylase biotin carboxyl carrier protein — MTEKKPVIPAPPSPIDPQLVETLGEIANRLDLSEIEVAQGELKIKVKRQSANAAAAPIAVAVPALSTIQAHALAPAANEAALAIAANAVKSPMVGTAYLRPSPESAPFITIGMQVKAGEKLLLIEAMKTFNEIVAPQGGTVTSILVEDGQPVEFGQPLVVVE, encoded by the coding sequence ATGACAGAGAAGAAACCGGTCATACCGGCCCCGCCCTCCCCAATCGATCCGCAACTCGTCGAGACTCTCGGCGAAATCGCCAATCGGCTCGACCTCAGTGAAATCGAGGTCGCCCAAGGCGAATTGAAGATCAAGGTCAAACGCCAAAGCGCAAACGCCGCGGCCGCACCCATCGCGGTTGCCGTACCGGCGTTGTCGACCATTCAGGCCCACGCTCTTGCACCGGCCGCGAATGAGGCCGCCCTGGCGATCGCTGCCAACGCGGTCAAATCCCCGATGGTCGGCACCGCCTATCTGCGGCCGTCGCCGGAATCGGCGCCCTTCATCACCATCGGCATGCAGGTCAAGGCCGGCGAGAAGCTGCTGTTGATCGAAGCGATGAAGACTTTTAACGAGATCGTCGCGCCCCAGGGCGGAACTGTGACGTCGATCCTTGTGGAAGACGGTCAACCCGTCGAGTTTGGCCAGCCTCTCGTCGTTGTTGAATGA
- the aroQ gene encoding type II 3-dehydroquinate dehydratase — protein sequence MKAIHVLNGPNLNLLGTREPDVYGHETLADIEARLSAVAALQNVTLHFRQSNHEGDLVTWIQDAGRAGEPVILNAGAYSHTSIAIFDAIKGSNAHVIEVHLSNIHAREHFRHHSRLSAAARGVIVGFGSRSYDLALQALLFAPTTGES from the coding sequence ATCAAGGCGATTCACGTCCTCAACGGACCCAACCTCAATTTGCTCGGAACCCGAGAGCCGGATGTTTACGGCCACGAAACGCTCGCCGATATCGAGGCACGTCTTTCGGCGGTGGCGGCTCTACAAAATGTCACGCTGCACTTCCGCCAGTCCAATCACGAGGGCGATCTCGTCACCTGGATCCAGGATGCGGGGCGCGCCGGCGAGCCGGTGATCCTCAACGCGGGCGCCTACAGCCACACGTCGATCGCTATTTTCGATGCGATCAAAGGCTCAAACGCCCATGTCATCGAGGTACATCTGTCGAATATCCACGCGCGCGAACATTTTCGCCATCATTCCCGCCTATCCGCGGCCGCCCGCGGCGTGATCGTGGGATTTGGCTCGCGGTCTTATGACCTTGCCCTGCAAGCCCTCCTGTTCGCCCCAACGACCGGCGAGAGTTAA
- a CDS encoding DsbA family protein — translation MAGFLARGARLAAIAVAFALFGAPIKAGELSDPQTSQIEAVVKAYILKNPEVVQQAIEELTDREKAKEAAARSKSLSDVKGALYSSPNESIVGNPQGKITLVEFFDYNCGYCKKMLPDLARLIKANPDLKVVLRDFPILSDASVDAATIAAGVRGQFKGDKFWEYHQRLLGMHGLVGKQQAVDLAEEMGADMPQLVRDAQAPAAKAGLEEGFKLGHVLQIEGTPSYIVGDTVVDGAVGYAELQTKVDNIRKCGKAICS, via the coding sequence ATGGCCGGTTTTCTTGCTCGAGGCGCGCGTCTCGCGGCCATCGCGGTGGCCTTCGCCCTGTTCGGCGCCCCCATCAAGGCCGGCGAGTTATCCGACCCGCAGACAAGCCAGATTGAAGCGGTCGTGAAGGCCTATATCCTGAAAAACCCGGAGGTCGTCCAACAGGCGATCGAGGAATTGACTGATCGCGAAAAGGCTAAAGAGGCCGCCGCGCGCAGCAAGAGCCTCAGCGACGTAAAGGGTGCGCTCTACAGCTCGCCAAATGAATCGATCGTCGGCAATCCGCAAGGCAAGATCACGCTGGTCGAGTTCTTCGACTACAATTGCGGCTATTGCAAAAAAATGCTGCCCGATCTCGCCCGGCTGATCAAAGCCAATCCGGACCTCAAGGTCGTCCTGCGCGATTTCCCGATCCTTTCGGATGCCTCCGTCGATGCGGCGACCATTGCGGCTGGCGTACGGGGTCAATTCAAGGGCGACAAATTCTGGGAATATCACCAGCGGCTTCTGGGTATGCATGGCTTGGTTGGCAAGCAGCAGGCAGTTGATCTGGCCGAAGAGATGGGCGCCGACATGCCGCAGCTTGTGCGCGATGCGCAGGCGCCGGCGGCCAAGGCGGGCCTTGAGGAAGGGTTCAAGCTCGGCCATGTGCTGCAGATTGAGGGCACGCCGTCCTATATCGTCGGCGATACCGTCGTCGACGGCGCCGTCGGCTATGCCGAGCTGCAAACCAAAGTCGACAACATCAGGAAGTGCGGCAAGGCCATTTGTTCCTAA